One Lusitaniella coriacea LEGE 07157 genomic window carries:
- a CDS encoding AAA family ATPase, translated as MTNTLITLPGYQLAEQIYNGSSTLVHRGTRNTDEKPVIIKFLRSEYPTFSELVQFRNQYTIAKNLNLLGIVKPLALETYRNGYALVMPDEGYVSLQDWHWETDTETRGGGDAEREFQSTLNTQQLSVSNFLSIGIQLADILHGLYQNRVIHKDIKPANILIHPQTKQVKLIDFSISSLLPKETQEIQNPNVLEGTLAYISPEQTGRMNRGIDYRSDFYSLGVTFYELLKGKLPFKSDDPMELMHCHIAKSPISITNKNIPQTLSDIVMKLMAKNVEDRYQNALGLKYDLEQCLKQWTQTRTIEEFELGQRDVRDRFIIPDKLYGREAEVAQLLAAFERVANGNSEMMLVAGYSGIGKTAVINEVHKPIVRQRGYFIKGKFDQFNRNIPFSAFVQAFRDLMGQLLSESDAQLEQWRDKILSALGENGQVIIDVIPELKNIIGQQPAVPELSGSAAQNRFNLLFGKFIKVFTTKDHPLVLFLDDLQWADSASLNLLKLLMGESETGYFLVLGAYRDNEVYPAHPLMLTLDEIKKNETTINTIILVPLTKSGLNYLISDTLSCSLELAIPLTKLVYQKTKGNPFFATQFLKGLYEDGEITFNLNSGYWQCNMARVRQLSLTDDVVEFMASRLHRLPVETQEVMKLAACIGNTFDLSTLAIVSESSQEKIATALWKALQEGLVLPANETYKFFQGSEKSRLAVSDTVLVGYEFLHDRVQQAAYSLIPQTQKSLTHYRIGKLLFQKIGKEERNDRIFEIVNNLNYGIDLIDEQCERIKIANLNLKAARKAKKSVAYSAASEYINSGIELVGMKGWDNEYQLIFDLHKEGSEAEYLNGNMERSESLAFHTLENARSATDKAEIYNILIIQHTLTSKFQDAVNEGKIALELLGIEWDENNLDRELDEELNAAKNQLGDRKISSLIDLPEMEIPEKRSAIKVLHTLLPLTYSFNQPLWRVLIVKIVNLSLQYGHIPECCFGYSFYGVLMGYIFGDYESGYEFGILSLNLSQKFKDLAQESKACNILAAFLLQWRKHISHCEKINNQGYSAGLESGQLQFIGYIAYNRILSLFHSGKNLNELLKEFPVYLPVLEEIKHYYAYDITVGCQLAVQTLTSSISKGFEAQQQEIEDAQHLEVCRSRDSFPGTCAYQIFKAQISYLFDRPEEAHEYLCSAQEILGFLAGHFTFAEYFYYRALTFLKLYPNASIQEKPEILEQFGKNREQLQVWADNCPENFQHKLYLVEAEQYRVFGEKLEAIESYDLAISGAEENHFIQEEALANELAAKFYLDWGKEKIAQTYMVEAYYCYARWGAKAKTDYLEQTYPQLLAPILQQSPTPPTTSTVTHTLTTSTASSSALDFTSAIKASQALSGEIELNALLSELMGIVLENAGADTGALILNHSGNWVLAAQCTDGNTQSSNTPLDETNALPLSIINTVKRTQNTLLINQLAKNTTFARDPYLAQKQPQSLFCTPILNQGKLIGILYLENNLSVEAFTPNRIEILNLLTSQAAISIENAHLYNTLEQKVQQRTAQLSKALEDLKATQTQLVESEKMAALGGLVAGVAHEINTPIGTSITVASTLADETQTFIGAVAGGQLKRSVLNNYLDLAGESTQLMLSNLHRAGELIQSFKQIATDQNYLERRCFNLKQYLEEIALSLAPKLKQTPHILIVEGDETLKIESYPGALAQIVTNLATNSLTHAYPSGEAGKLRFHISKEGDKVRLEYGDDGCGIEEENLDKIFEPFFTTARNKGGTGLGLHIVYNLVTQKLRGTMDVRSEVNMGTIFVMTFPPSFDC; from the coding sequence ATGACGAACACTCTAATCACTCTTCCCGGCTACCAGCTTGCAGAGCAAATCTACAACGGTTCTAGCACCCTTGTCCATCGTGGAACGCGCAATACCGATGAAAAACCCGTCATCATTAAATTTTTACGCAGCGAATACCCGACCTTTAGCGAACTGGTACAATTTCGCAATCAATATACGATTGCCAAAAATCTCAACCTTCTCGGAATTGTCAAGCCTTTAGCCTTAGAAACTTATCGCAATGGCTATGCTTTAGTGATGCCCGACGAGGGATACGTTTCACTTCAAGATTGGCATTGGGAGACAGACACGGAGACGCGGGGAGGGGGTGACGCGGAGAGAGAATTTCAGTCAACACTCAACACTCAACAGTTATCAGTTAGCAACTTCCTCAGCATTGGGATACAACTAGCAGATATTCTCCACGGACTCTATCAAAATCGGGTCATCCACAAAGACATCAAACCCGCAAACATCCTCATTCATCCCCAAACCAAACAGGTCAAACTCATTGACTTTTCCATCTCCTCCCTTCTCCCTAAAGAAACCCAAGAAATCCAAAATCCTAATGTTCTCGAAGGTACATTAGCTTACATCTCCCCAGAACAAACCGGACGTATGAATCGGGGTATTGACTACCGCAGTGACTTCTATTCCCTCGGCGTAACCTTCTATGAATTATTAAAAGGAAAACTCCCCTTCAAAAGCGATGACCCGATGGAATTAATGCATTGTCATATCGCTAAATCTCCTATTTCAATTACCAATAAAAATATTCCACAAACGCTGTCAGATATTGTAATGAAGCTGATGGCGAAGAATGTTGAAGATCGCTATCAGAATGCCTTGGGATTAAAATACGATCTCGAACAGTGCTTAAAGCAATGGACCCAAACCAGGACGATTGAAGAGTTTGAGCTAGGTCAACGGGATGTGCGCGATCGTTTCATTATCCCCGATAAACTCTACGGAAGAGAAGCCGAAGTTGCCCAATTACTTGCCGCATTTGAGCGAGTGGCAAATGGTAACAGCGAAATGATGCTCGTCGCAGGCTACTCCGGTATCGGTAAAACCGCCGTCATCAACGAAGTTCACAAACCCATTGTCCGCCAACGTGGCTACTTCATCAAAGGGAAATTCGACCAATTTAATCGCAACATCCCCTTCAGCGCATTCGTACAAGCATTTCGCGATTTAATGGGTCAATTACTATCAGAAAGTGACGCTCAACTCGAACAATGGAGAGACAAAATCCTCTCGGCATTGGGAGAAAACGGACAAGTTATCATTGATGTTATTCCCGAACTTAAAAACATCATCGGACAACAACCTGCTGTCCCCGAACTCTCTGGAAGTGCTGCGCAAAATCGCTTCAATTTGCTTTTTGGTAAATTCATCAAAGTTTTTACCACCAAAGACCATCCTCTCGTCCTCTTTCTCGATGACTTACAGTGGGCAGATTCTGCATCATTGAATCTTCTAAAATTGTTAATGGGGGAAAGTGAAACGGGATATTTCTTAGTGTTGGGAGCTTATCGGGATAACGAAGTTTATCCCGCCCATCCCTTGATGTTGACATTAGATGAAATCAAAAAAAATGAGACAACTATCAATACAATCATTCTAGTTCCCTTAACAAAATCTGGATTAAACTATCTCATCTCTGACACCCTCAGTTGTTCCCTTGAATTAGCAATTCCCCTGACAAAATTGGTGTATCAGAAAACAAAAGGAAATCCTTTCTTTGCCACACAGTTCCTCAAAGGATTGTACGAAGATGGGGAAATTACTTTTAATCTAAATTCTGGGTATTGGCAGTGCAATATGGCACGAGTCCGACAACTATCACTCACTGATGATGTCGTAGAGTTTATGGCTTCTCGACTGCATAGGTTGCCAGTCGAAACCCAGGAAGTTATGAAGTTAGCCGCCTGCATTGGTAACACCTTCGATCTCTCTACATTAGCTATTGTTAGCGAGTCTTCTCAAGAAAAAATTGCAACAGCCCTGTGGAAAGCACTGCAAGAAGGATTAGTATTACCTGCAAATGAAACCTATAAGTTTTTTCAAGGGAGTGAAAAGAGCCGATTAGCAGTATCAGATACAGTATTAGTCGGCTATGAATTCCTTCACGATCGCGTCCAACAAGCTGCGTACTCGCTCATTCCCCAAACTCAAAAATCATTAACTCACTATCGAATTGGAAAGCTTTTATTTCAAAAAATAGGCAAAGAAGAGCGAAATGATAGAATATTTGAAATTGTCAATAACTTAAACTACGGAATTGATTTAATTGACGAGCAATGCGAGCGAATCAAAATTGCAAACTTAAACTTAAAAGCAGCACGAAAAGCGAAAAAATCTGTTGCTTATTCTGCTGCATCTGAATACATCAATTCAGGAATTGAGTTAGTAGGAATGAAAGGCTGGGACAATGAATATCAATTAATCTTCGACCTACATAAAGAAGGCTCAGAAGCTGAATATTTGAACGGAAACATGGAAAGGTCGGAAAGTTTGGCATTCCATACCCTAGAAAATGCGAGGTCAGCGACAGACAAAGCAGAGATTTATAATATTCTCATTATCCAGCATACCCTAACTTCCAAATTTCAAGATGCAGTAAATGAAGGGAAAATAGCTTTAGAACTTTTGGGAATCGAATGGGATGAAAACAATCTTGACCGGGAACTTGATGAAGAGTTAAATGCGGCAAAAAACCAATTAGGAGATCGAAAAATATCTTCTTTGATCGATCTTCCAGAAATGGAAATTCCCGAAAAAAGAAGTGCGATCAAAGTTCTTCACACCCTTCTGCCATTAACCTATAGCTTTAATCAGCCACTCTGGCGTGTTTTAATCGTCAAAATAGTGAATTTGTCATTGCAATACGGACATATCCCAGAATGTTGTTTTGGCTACTCATTTTATGGCGTTCTGATGGGTTATATTTTCGGAGATTACGAATCCGGCTACGAATTTGGGATTTTATCGTTAAATCTAAGTCAGAAATTTAAGGATTTAGCACAAGAATCGAAAGCTTGTAATATTCTGGCTGCATTTTTACTCCAATGGAGAAAACACATTAGTCATTGCGAGAAAATTAATAACCAGGGATATTCAGCCGGGTTGGAATCCGGACAGCTTCAGTTTATTGGATATATTGCCTACAATCGAATTTTAAGTCTCTTCCATTCCGGAAAAAATCTCAACGAATTATTGAAGGAATTTCCAGTTTATCTGCCTGTCTTAGAAGAGATAAAACATTATTATGCTTATGACATAACTGTGGGATGCCAACTAGCGGTTCAGACGCTGACATCTTCAATCTCAAAAGGATTTGAGGCTCAACAGCAAGAAATAGAAGATGCCCAGCATCTTGAGGTTTGTCGCAGTCGTGATAGTTTTCCTGGAACTTGTGCTTATCAAATTTTCAAAGCTCAAATTTCATATCTTTTCGATCGACCGGAAGAGGCTCATGAATATCTTTGCTCTGCTCAAGAAATTCTAGGATTTCTTGCAGGTCATTTCACTTTTGCTGAGTATTTCTATTACCGAGCTTTGACTTTTCTCAAACTTTATCCAAATGCCTCGATTCAAGAGAAACCAGAAATCTTAGAACAGTTTGGAAAGAATCGAGAACAATTGCAAGTCTGGGCAGACAACTGTCCAGAAAATTTTCAACACAAATTATACTTGGTTGAGGCAGAGCAATATCGAGTGTTCGGTGAGAAGCTAGAAGCCATTGAATCATATGACCTTGCAATTTCCGGGGCCGAAGAAAACCACTTCATTCAAGAAGAAGCCCTCGCAAACGAACTCGCCGCCAAATTTTACCTTGACTGGGGTAAAGAAAAAATCGCCCAAACCTATATGGTGGAAGCCTACTACTGCTACGCTCGCTGGGGAGCAAAAGCCAAAACCGACTATTTAGAACAAACCTATCCCCAACTCCTCGCCCCCATCCTTCAACAATCCCCAACGCCTCCAACAACCTCCACCGTCACCCACACCCTCACAACCTCTACGGCTTCCTCCTCCGCCCTCGACTTCACCAGTGCGATCAAAGCCTCCCAAGCCCTCTCCGGAGAAATCGAACTCAATGCCCTCCTCTCCGAACTTATGGGTATTGTCCTGGAAAACGCGGGAGCTGATACAGGAGCCTTAATCCTCAACCACTCCGGAAACTGGGTTCTCGCCGCCCAATGCACGGACGGAAATACTCAATCCTCCAATACCCCCCTCGACGAAACAAATGCCCTGCCTCTTAGCATCATCAACACCGTTAAACGCACCCAAAACACCCTCCTCATCAATCAACTCGCAAAAAATACCACCTTTGCCAGGGATCCCTACCTCGCCCAAAAACAACCCCAAAGCCTGTTTTGCACCCCCATCCTCAACCAAGGCAAACTCATCGGTATCCTGTATCTGGAAAATAACCTAAGTGTAGAAGCCTTCACCCCAAACCGTATTGAAATCCTCAATTTGCTCACCTCCCAAGCGGCAATCTCCATTGAAAACGCCCACCTCTACAACACCCTCGAACAAAAAGTCCAACAGCGTACCGCCCAACTCTCTAAAGCTCTCGAAGACCTCAAGGCTACCCAAACACAATTGGTCGAGTCGGAAAAAATGGCAGCACTCGGAGGATTAGTTGCCGGAGTGGCACACGAAATCAATACTCCCATCGGCACGAGTATTACCGTTGCATCCACCCTCGCCGATGAAACTCAAACCTTTATCGGTGCTGTTGCAGGAGGACAACTCAAACGCTCTGTCCTCAATAACTATCTCGACCTAGCGGGAGAAAGCACTCAACTCATGCTGAGTAATTTGCATCGAGCGGGAGAATTGATTCAAAGTTTCAAACAAATTGCCACCGACCAAAACTACCTCGAACGACGATGCTTTAATCTCAAGCAATATCTCGAAGAAATTGCTCTGAGTTTAGCTCCCAAACTCAAGCAAACGCCCCATATTCTAATCGTAGAGGGGGATGAAACCCTAAAAATTGAGAGCTATCCAGGGGCATTGGCACAAATTGTTACTAATTTAGCGACCAACTCTCTGACTCATGCTTACCCGTCAGGGGAAGCCGGAAAGTTGCGCTTTCATATCTCTAAAGAAGGGGATAAGGTCAGGCTTGAGTACGGCGATGATGGTTGCGGGATTGAGGAAGAAAATTTAGACAAAATATTCGAGCCGTTTTTCACCACAGCGAGGAATAAGGGAGGAACGGGATTGGGATTGCATATTGTTTACAATTTAGTGACTCAGAAGTTGCGAGGGACGATGGATGTTCGTAGCGAGGTAAATATGGGAACAATATTTGTAATGACGTTTCCCCCGTCTTTCGATTGTTAA
- a CDS encoding sensor histidine kinase — translation MVCERSNNTSLLGEDDELLVLEDDEITLLEDNEVVSLVEDSEREFSKRESWKMMIVDDDPAVHQATQLALKNFSFEGRSLSLIHAFSGAEAQKLIPEHSDLAFILLDVVMETNDAGLTVVRYIRDDLKNKRVQIILRTGQPGEAPEEEIIHNYDINDYKLKVELTRQRLTTTAIAALRAYRNVIAVEEKTTALTRTLKTLQQTQLQLVQGEKMSALGSLVAGVAHEVNNPLGCILGNLVHTDDYIQDLLNLIKLYQRHYPNPASEIQEETEAIDLDYLTEDLPQMLNSMKMGAERIRSISKSLRLFSREDSDRPMLFNVREGLDSTLLILKHRLKVKENRPDIRIVKEYGGLPEVQCYPGQLNQVFMNLISNAIDALDETNEKWIQQGCGKDRHSASLIFGQITIQTEVRGEQAIIRIGDNGVGMPEQVRNRVFEQGFTTKVVGKGTGLGLAIARQIIEEKHQGTISVNSEPGQGTTFTISLPI, via the coding sequence ATGGTATGTGAACGCAGCAACAACACGTCCCTTCTAGGTGAAGATGACGAATTATTGGTTCTAGAGGACGACGAAATCACACTCTTAGAAGATAACGAAGTTGTCTCTTTAGTGGAAGATTCAGAGCGAGAATTTTCAAAGAGAGAATCTTGGAAGATGATGATTGTGGATGACGATCCCGCAGTTCATCAAGCGACGCAATTAGCCTTGAAAAACTTTAGTTTTGAGGGTCGCTCTCTCTCGCTCATCCATGCGTTTTCTGGGGCGGAAGCACAGAAGTTAATCCCAGAGCATTCCGATCTTGCTTTCATTCTCCTTGATGTGGTGATGGAAACGAATGATGCTGGTTTAACAGTCGTTCGCTACATTCGCGATGACCTGAAGAATAAGCGAGTGCAGATTATTTTGCGGACAGGTCAACCAGGGGAAGCGCCTGAAGAGGAGATTATTCACAACTACGATATCAACGATTACAAGTTGAAAGTCGAACTGACCCGACAGCGTTTGACTACTACTGCGATCGCGGCGCTACGCGCTTATCGTAATGTTATTGCAGTAGAGGAAAAAACCACAGCACTGACTCGAACATTAAAAACGTTGCAGCAAACTCAATTGCAATTGGTGCAAGGTGAAAAAATGTCGGCGTTGGGGAGTTTGGTGGCTGGAGTGGCGCACGAAGTTAATAATCCTTTGGGGTGTATATTGGGAAATCTTGTTCACACCGATGATTACATCCAGGATTTACTAAATCTCATCAAACTTTATCAACGGCATTATCCCAATCCTGCTTCTGAGATCCAAGAGGAAACTGAGGCAATCGATTTGGACTATTTGACTGAGGATTTGCCTCAAATGTTGAATTCAATGAAGATGGGGGCAGAACGCATTCGCAGTATTAGCAAGAGCTTGCGATTGTTTTCTCGGGAGGATAGCGACCGCCCGATGCTGTTTAATGTACGCGAGGGACTCGATAGTACGCTGCTGATCCTCAAACATCGTCTTAAAGTGAAAGAGAACCGTCCGGATATCAGAATCGTGAAGGAATACGGGGGTTTACCGGAAGTGCAGTGCTATCCCGGACAATTGAACCAGGTGTTTATGAACCTGATTTCTAATGCGATTGATGCGCTGGATGAAACGAATGAGAAATGGATTCAACAGGGGTGCGGTAAGGATCGGCATTCTGCATCGCTCATTTTCGGTCAGATTACCATTCAAACAGAAGTAAGGGGAGAACAAGCAATTATTCGCATTGGCGATAACGGCGTGGGAATGCCAGAACAAGTCAGAAATCGCGTCTTCGAGCAAGGATTTACCACCAAAGTTGTGGGGAAAGGAACGGGATTGGGACTCGCGATCGCGCGACAAATTATTGAAGAAAAACACCAGGGAACGATCTCTGTCAATTCTGAACCCGGTCAGGGAACCACTTTTACCATCTCCCTTCCCATATAG
- a CDS encoding ABC transporter substrate-binding protein — protein MRKGFRLLLWALVGILLSVAIACGGNSPELEFWTMQLQPKFTEYFNSAIAEFEANHSEVEVRWIDVPWDAMESKILSAVSAKNAPDVVNLNPNFASQLATRKAWLDLETKLTPNKKQDYLPKIWQASTLDGKSFGIPWYLTTTITIYNQERLTEAGIEQPPATYAELAQVAREVKAKTGKYAFFATVVPGDSAEVLESLVQMGVQLLDGEGNAGFNTPEGIAAFQYWVDLYQQELLPKEVLTQGHRRAIELYQAGETALLSSGAQFWQAIETNAPDIAKVSASAPQITGKTGKKNVAVMNLVIPRDTDKADAAVEFALFVTNTPNQLAFAKEASVLPSTQEAVAQLIEELEAKEETTAMETALKVSAEQLSSAEVLVPAMKNLDVLQKIIYENLQAAMLGKKTVEQAVSDAAQEWGEMG, from the coding sequence ATGAGGAAGGGTTTTCGGCTGTTGCTTTGGGCTTTGGTTGGAATTTTGTTGAGTGTCGCGATCGCGTGTGGGGGAAATTCCCCGGAGTTGGAGTTTTGGACGATGCAGCTTCAACCCAAGTTTACTGAGTATTTCAACAGCGCGATCGCGGAATTTGAAGCCAATCATTCCGAGGTTGAGGTGCGCTGGATTGACGTGCCTTGGGATGCGATGGAAAGTAAAATCCTCTCGGCGGTTTCTGCCAAAAATGCCCCGGATGTGGTCAATCTCAATCCAAATTTTGCCTCTCAATTGGCAACCCGAAAGGCTTGGTTAGACTTAGAGACAAAACTCACCCCCAACAAGAAACAAGATTACTTACCCAAAATTTGGCAAGCGAGTACCTTGGATGGGAAAAGCTTCGGCATTCCTTGGTACTTAACAACCACCATCACGATTTACAATCAAGAACGCCTCACCGAAGCTGGAATCGAACAACCTCCTGCAACCTATGCCGAACTCGCGCAAGTTGCACGGGAGGTTAAGGCAAAAACGGGAAAATATGCCTTCTTTGCCACTGTTGTACCGGGAGATTCTGCGGAGGTTTTAGAATCTTTGGTGCAGATGGGAGTGCAATTGCTCGATGGGGAAGGAAACGCGGGATTTAATACCCCGGAAGGAATTGCTGCCTTTCAATATTGGGTTGATTTGTACCAACAGGAATTGCTCCCTAAAGAAGTGTTAACCCAGGGTCATCGTCGTGCTATCGAGTTATATCAAGCTGGAGAGACGGCACTGCTGTCTTCGGGAGCGCAATTTTGGCAAGCCATCGAAACGAATGCGCCAGATATTGCCAAGGTTTCTGCCTCTGCACCCCAAATTACCGGGAAAACGGGTAAAAAAAATGTGGCAGTGATGAATTTAGTCATTCCTCGCGATACGGATAAAGCCGACGCAGCCGTTGAGTTTGCCCTTTTTGTGACGAACACTCCCAATCAGCTTGCTTTTGCGAAGGAAGCTTCTGTTTTGCCTTCAACTCAGGAGGCTGTTGCGCAATTAATCGAGGAATTGGAAGCCAAGGAGGAGACAACGGCAATGGAAACTGCATTAAAGGTCAGTGCAGAACAATTATCATCGGCAGAGGTGTTGGTTCCCGCAATGAAAAACCTGGACGTGCTGCAAAAGATAATTTATGAGAATTTACAGGCGGCAATGCTAGGGAAAAAAACTGTCGAACAGGCGGTTAGCGATGCGGCACAGGAGTGGGGGGAGATGGGGTGA
- the pilM gene encoding type IV pilus assembly protein PilM, whose translation MLGPLKGLFAGKNKGIGIEIAPERINIAQLRKQGQNYKLMTYVHEEVPEGIFEEGQIVDSPALAELLQETLAKNNIKTTQVATAVPMRDAIIRIIPVPAELSPDELREMVLNHEAGLYLPYPREEVDLDYQQLGFFQDEDGIEKTQVLLVATRREVTDTYLDTFEQAGLKVDVLEINSFALIRTIRERLRQFGSQEAAVLVDIEFESTEIAIIVDGVPQFSRTVPIGTFQMQSALSRAMNLPTKRDTEMLQGMTIPNTPTDGIRTGATGINPGMAALLRVLGELADELRRSIDFYLNQSADLEVAQLLLAGPGGGIGQLDEFFTNRLSLPTLQVDPFDALSLDVDEEIPKVTRPGLGIVLGLGLREI comes from the coding sequence ATGTTAGGGCCTCTTAAAGGTTTATTCGCCGGAAAAAATAAAGGAATTGGCATTGAAATTGCTCCAGAGCGAATTAATATCGCTCAACTGCGCAAGCAAGGGCAAAACTACAAACTCATGACCTACGTCCATGAAGAAGTTCCCGAAGGAATTTTTGAAGAAGGTCAAATTGTAGACTCCCCCGCTCTTGCCGAACTACTGCAGGAAACCCTAGCTAAAAATAATATTAAAACAACTCAAGTGGCAACCGCCGTCCCCATGCGGGATGCCATCATTCGCATCATTCCCGTTCCCGCAGAACTCAGTCCCGACGAATTGCGAGAAATGGTATTAAACCACGAAGCGGGTTTATACTTGCCCTATCCTCGCGAAGAAGTCGATTTAGACTACCAACAACTCGGCTTTTTCCAAGATGAGGACGGCATCGAAAAAACCCAAGTCCTGCTCGTTGCCACTCGCAGAGAAGTCACAGATACCTACCTCGATACCTTCGAGCAAGCGGGATTAAAAGTTGACGTTCTCGAAATTAATAGCTTCGCTTTGATTCGCACCATTCGCGAGCGACTGCGGCAATTTGGCTCTCAAGAAGCTGCCGTCCTTGTCGATATCGAATTTGAAAGCACTGAAATTGCTATTATTGTCGATGGCGTACCGCAATTCTCCCGAACGGTTCCCATTGGAACCTTCCAAATGCAAAGCGCCCTATCGCGGGCGATGAATTTACCCACCAAACGGGACACCGAAATGCTCCAAGGGATGACAATCCCCAATACGCCCACAGACGGCATCCGCACCGGAGCAACGGGAATTAATCCAGGGATGGCAGCACTACTCAGAGTTTTAGGGGAATTAGCGGATGAATTGCGACGCTCAATAGACTTCTATCTCAATCAAAGTGCCGATCTAGAAGTCGCGCAACTCCTACTCGCAGGACCGGGGGGCGGTATCGGACAATTGGACGAGTTCTTCACCAATCGTTTAAGCTTGCCCACCTTACAAGTCGATCCTTTCGACGCTCTCTCCTTAGACGTGGATGAGGAAATTCCAAAAGTCACGCGACCGGGATTAGGTATTGTATTGGGTTTAGGACTGCGGGAGATATAA
- a CDS encoding PilN domain-containing protein — MYGLDINFLKDRAPTQVGAGIKKKKKPLSPAVMTPLFVGAAIGLLFPALVAGFWLWVTLETNKVEEDLADLEGELTALEAQDRQIEELKTRIQVAQTQANDLAGVFSQIKSWSAVLQDIRDRIPQGVTIGEIQQAEVTVETPTEEGQPTPQAPIVLSVSGFSQSYNQLNDFLLALKDSEFFNDEETRLLKAELADYPIDNKPEGYEFPQVVKYELITQLSNLPSDELLKELERKGALGLATRLRAVENVEVEVNTQETTGEQPGETQS; from the coding sequence ATGTATGGCTTAGACATTAACTTTCTCAAAGATCGCGCCCCGACTCAAGTTGGCGCGGGGATTAAGAAGAAAAAGAAACCCCTCTCCCCCGCCGTAATGACCCCTTTGTTTGTTGGCGCGGCGATTGGACTACTCTTTCCCGCTCTGGTTGCGGGATTCTGGTTGTGGGTGACTTTAGAGACTAATAAAGTCGAAGAAGATTTAGCTGATTTAGAGGGCGAACTCACTGCCCTTGAAGCGCAAGATCGGCAAATCGAAGAGCTAAAAACGAGAATTCAGGTTGCCCAAACCCAAGCCAACGATTTAGCGGGCGTATTCAGTCAGATTAAGTCGTGGTCGGCAGTTCTCCAAGATATCCGCGATCGCATCCCTCAAGGAGTCACGATTGGCGAAATTCAACAAGCGGAAGTCACAGTTGAAACTCCAACGGAAGAAGGACAACCCACACCTCAAGCACCTATTGTTCTGAGCGTTTCTGGATTTTCCCAATCCTACAATCAGCTCAATGATTTCCTACTCGCGCTCAAAGACTCAGAATTCTTTAACGACGAAGAAACGCGATTGCTCAAGGCAGAACTAGCAGACTACCCCATCGACAATAAACCCGAAGGATACGAATTCCCCCAGGTTGTCAAATACGAACTCATCACCCAACTGAGCAACCTTCCCAGCGACGAACTTTTAAAAGAGCTAGAACGGAAAGGGGCTTTAGGACTCGCAACCCGACTAAGAGCGGTTGAAAATGTAGAAGTAGAAGTCAACACCCAAGAGACGACGGGCGAACAACCAGGAGAAACGCAATCATGA
- a CDS encoding type IV pilus inner membrane component PilO, with product MTFADDFAPLEGDGLEGQSEYPTIFGLSISPTVGGVLLAILGLGGAVALGWFLAYPAWQNLEAKRQERDAVSQQLEQKQNIQAEIDSLNAQLQEVQSQEREILSLFSGEDNLNTLLFDLSTQIQKRQGQILSFQPQEGEENSGKLQVINDGSWGEGVNGKLKTTSFDIEVKGTFNQTLSMLRSIEQLQLLSVVKNFESRMGSEEDEKQAVRYDAGQNKFVSASEPKLRTRFTLQTLVPLSEEELTEAIQAQEQAATETEEAAQE from the coding sequence ATGACATTTGCTGACGATTTTGCCCCACTAGAAGGGGACGGATTAGAAGGGCAATCAGAATATCCCACAATTTTTGGCTTGAGTATTAGTCCAACTGTGGGTGGCGTACTACTCGCTATCCTGGGCTTAGGCGGAGCCGTCGCATTGGGATGGTTTCTCGCTTATCCCGCTTGGCAAAACCTCGAAGCAAAACGTCAAGAGCGCGACGCGGTTAGCCAACAACTAGAGCAAAAACAGAATATTCAAGCAGAAATTGACAGTCTGAATGCCCAACTGCAAGAAGTTCAAAGCCAAGAAAGAGAAATTTTAAGCTTGTTTTCCGGGGAAGACAATTTAAATACTTTATTGTTCGATCTCAGCACTCAAATTCAGAAAAGACAGGGGCAAATACTCAGTTTTCAACCGCAAGAAGGAGAAGAAAATTCAGGAAAATTGCAAGTTATTAATGATGGTTCTTGGGGAGAAGGCGTGAACGGAAAGCTCAAAACAACCAGTTTTGATATTGAAGTTAAAGGAACCTTCAACCAAACCCTTTCTATGTTGCGCAGTATCGAGCAACTTCAGTTATTGTCTGTTGTCAAAAACTTTGAGTCGAGGATGGGGAGCGAGGAAGATGAAAAACAAGCGGTCAGATACGATGCCGGTCAAAATAAATTCGTTTCTGCTAGCGAACCCAAACTCCGAACCCGATTCACCTTACAAACATTAGTTCCTCTTTCTGAAGAAGAACTCACAGAAGCGATTCAAGCCCAGGAGCAAGCAGCGACAGAAACAGAAGAAGCCGCTCAAGAATAA